Below is a window of Variovorax sp. TBS-050B DNA.
CAGCAGCGTGGAAGCGGGCAGGGCGCGCATCGCGTCGAAGACTTCCTGCCAGTCGATGGCGCGCGCCTGGCTCACGAGCAGCCAGCCGATCAGGCCGAAGAAGGCCCAGGCCCCGATGCGGCGCAGCCACGGCCACCAGGGCCGGTGCGCGCCCCGGCCCGTGCCGAGGGCATGGACGGGTGCGGGGCTCACGCCGCCTCCGTGGTCTGGGTCGCGCCGTTGTCGCCGGTCTTGCCGCGCTGCTTCTCGGCCAGGTCGGTGGCCTCGGCCAGCGTGAGCCGCGGCACCTGGCGCGGCAGCCAGCCCAGCCACGAGGGATACCAGCGCAGGAAGTGGAAGATGAAGAAGCTGCGCACCAGCCGCCAGCCGCTCCAGCCGGTCTCGAGATCGGCTTCGTGGATGCGCTTGCAGCTCTCGCGCATCAGCGTGTCCATGCGCTCCCAGAGCAGCTGGTTGAAGGCCCTGTCGCGCGCGATCACGTTGGCTTCGAGGTTGAGCGACAGGCTCAGCGGATCGAGGTTGCTCGAACCCACCGTGGTCCAGCGATCGTCCATCAGCGCGATCTTGGCGTGCAGCGGCCGGTCGCAGTATTCGTAGATGCGCACGCCCGCATGCAGCAGGTGGTGGTAGAGCATGCTGGCGGCGGTCTTGACGATCGGCATGTCGGGCTCGCCCTGCAGGATGAGCCGCACGTCCACGCCGCGGCGCGCCGCGCGGCGCAGTTCCTTGATGATGCGGTAACCCGGAAAGAAGTAGGCATTGGCGATCACGATGCGCGTGCGCGCGGCGCGGATCGCGGCCAGGTAGTGGCGCTCGATGTCGTTGGTGTGGCGGCGGTTGTCGCGCGTGACGAACATCGCCTCCACCTCGCCCACGGCCGCGCGCGTGACCGGCGGCGCCTGCTGCAGGCGGCGGCGGAACCAGCGCGGCCCCTTGTCGCCGAGCGCGATCGCGCGCAGCACGAACTGGTGGATCTGCGCCACGATGGGCCCGGCCAGCGCCACCGCATAGTCCTGCTTGGCCTTGGGACCGAAGTCGAGCAGATGGTCGGCCGAATAGTTGATGCCGCCCACGAAGGCAACCTCGCCGTCGATCACCACGATCTTGCGGTGCATGCGCCGGAACACGTTGAGCCGCTGGCCGAGCACGCGCGAGCCGGGATCGAACACCCGCACCTTCACGCCGACGGCGCTCAGGCCCTCGATGAACTCGCGCGAGAGATCGGGCGAGCCGAAGCCGTCCACCATCAGGTCGACCTTGACGCCGCGCTGCGCCGCCGCGCGCATTGCCGCATGCAGCTGGAGCCCGACCTTGTCCTCGAACAGGATGAAGGTCTCGATGATGACCTCGCGCTTCGCCTGCCGGATCGCGTCGAACACGCGAGGAAAGAACTCCTCGCCGTTCTCCAGCAGTTCGATGCGGTTGCCGCCGACCCAACGGGCGCTGTCGTTCATTGCAGGCACCTCAGAGGTCGATGGTCGCCACCAGCGGCGCATGGTCCGACAGGTGCGACCAGGGCCGGCGCGGCAGCACCACGGGCGCATGCACGCCCGCGTTGCGCACGTAGATGCGGTCGAGCGGCAGCAGCGGAAAGCGCGAAGGGAAGGTCTTGGCGGCCGTGCCGTTCGCCGCCACGAACACCTCGCGCAGCGAAGCGCCTTCCTCCAGCACGCGGTGCGCGCGGCCGCGCCAGTCGTTGAAGTCGCCGGCCACGATCAGCGGCGCGTCGGCCGGCACTTCGTCGCGCACGATGTGGCAGAGCAGTTCGAGCTGCTGCTGCCGGTGCGCTTCGGCCAGGCCGAGGTGCGCGCAGATCGCATGCACGTCCACCGTGCGGCCCGGCAGCCGCAGCACGCAATGCAGCAGGCCGCGCTTCTCGGGGACCGGCGACCGAGACGTCGTGGTTGCGGTAGTGCACGATCGGAAACTTCGACAGCACCGCATTGCCGTGATGGCCGCGCGGGTACACCGCGTTGCGGCCGTAGGCGAACTGCGGCCACATGGTGTCGGCCAGGAATTCATAGTGCGGCGCCTCCGGCCAGTTGCTCACCTTGCGCGAATGGCGCGAATGCGTGCCGAGCACCTCCTGCAGGAACACCACGTCGGCGCCCACCGTGCGCACCGCATCGCGCAGCTCCGGCAGGATGAACTTGCGGTTCAGCGCGGTGAAGCCCTTGTGGGTGTTCACCGTCATGACCTTGAGCGTGGTCGGCGCCGCCGTGGCAAGAGGGATCGGGGAGGAAGACATGTTTCATGCGGTTGTACGTTGCCGCACGGCGCCTGACTGTAGGAACGCGCCACCTTCTTCGCGGCCTGCCGGCTGCCTTGCGGCACGGGACGGCCGGTTCCTACAGCCAGGGCTGCCCCACCCCGACACGGCCCGGTTTCGGCCCCTCCTACGGTGAATTCAGGGTCACGAACAGGCCCCGCTTTCTCCAACCCTCTTTCGTCCCAAGGAACACACCATGAAGCAACGAATCCTCCAGGCCACGGCCCTGGCCGGCCTGATGGCCATGGCCGGCGCCGCGATGGCGCAGGCCACCTCGATCCCCGCGCAGCCCGACCCGGCCCTGGGCGGCCAGGCCAGCACGCAGACGCCCGCCGGCGCGCCCAACCCGCCCCAGCGGCCCGACGGGAGCATGCCGGTCTCGCGCGAGGCGGTGAAGGCCGAGGCCCGCGCCCACAACCGCAACAACATCAACAACCCGGTGCCGAAGGGCGAGGTCACGACCACCGTGAACGGCCAGCCCAATGCGCTGCCGCAGCCCACGGGCGAGATGTCGCGTGCGCAGGTGAGCATGATGGCGCGCAAGGTCAAGCCGCAGTTCGGCGAGCGCGGCGAACGCCCGGACGTGCCGACGAACCCGACCGACAGGACGGGCACGCCGCAATAACCGGCGGCGCGTGAACGGCAACAAAAAAGCCCGCGGTGCACGATGCATCGCGGGCTTTTCGTCGTCCCGGCGCCCCCCGGGGCTGCCGGTGGTCCGGTTCAGCTCTTGGCGGGCGCGGCGCCCTGGCCATCATGGCCGCGGTGGCCATGGTGCCCGCGGTGGCCGTGCATGCGCAGCGTTTCGGCGTCGAAGGTCTTCTGCTGCTCGGGCGTGAGCGCGGCATAGAAGGTCTTGGTGGCTTCCGCACGCTTGGCGAAGCGCGCGCTGCGCTCGGCCTGGCGGGCCTGCATGCGCTCCAGGCGCTCGGGCGTGGTGAGCTTGGCGAACTCGGCACGGTCCATGCGCTGCGGGCGCGCACCGGCCGGCGGCTGGGTCGAGGCGGTGAAGCTGCTCCAGGCGCTTTCCTGCGAGGCGCTGAGCTGGAGCTTTTCCTTCAGTGCCGCGAGGCGCTGGGCGCGGCGCGCCTGCATGCGTTCCATGCGCTGCTGCGGGTCCATGCGCTGCGCGTGCTGCGCCTTGGGCGCGGCGGTAGCGTCGGCCGGGGCCACGGCCGCGGGCGGGGTGGAGACGGCGGCCGGGGTCTGCGTTTGCGCGAAAGCGCCCGACGAGGCGAAGGCGGCCGAACCGAGCAGGCTGGCCCAGACGATGCGTTGGCGAAGAGAGATCATGAGAAGTGCTTCCTTTCGAAGAACTCTGCGGCCAGGCGGCAGCAGATGGATCGAAGTGTGGAAGCGTTCTGTATCGCCCGCGTGAGCCGACCGTGAGCGTGCGTAAAGAATCATGAACCCGGCGGCCGCCTCACTTGGGCCGCGGCGGCTTCAGGCCGCGGTCCGGCGGCTGCAGCTTGCCCGAGCGCAGCTCGCCCACCGCGAGCGCCACGGCCCGCGCCACGTTGCGCACTTCTTCCTGCACGTCGGCGTCGGCGTCCAGCGCATCGTGGCTGGTGGCATAGGGCTCGTAGTAGCCGACGTAGCGGTCAAGCCGCGCCTGCGCGCCCGCATCGATCAGGCCCATCCAGTCGAGCCAGTCCGACAGGTTGCGGCGCACGCTCTCGATGCCGGCCACGTCGCCGTGCACCACCAGGCCGTAGACGCGGCCGGCCAGGTGCTTGGGATAGCCCCAGCCTTCGAGTTCCAGGGCCTTGGCCTCCTCGGGCTTCTTGCCGTGGGTGCTGGTGGGATCGGGGTTGCCGCCGTCGGCGCAGACCAGCCGGTCGGCCATGAGCTTGAGCGGGCTGGCCGACTGGTACCAGTGCGTGGGCGTGAACAGCATCACGCCGTGCGCCGCGACCCAGCGCTCGTAGATCTCGTTCATCCAGTCGCCGGTCTGGCGCATCGCATGGTTGGGATAGCAACTGCAGGGCCAGTGGCACAGCGGCATCGCGGTGGAGACGCAGCCCTTGCACGGATGGATGTGGCGCCCGTACTCGGAGGTGAGCAGGCTCAGGTCGAGCACGTCGACCTCGATGCCGCAGCCTTCGAGCACCTCGCGCGCGAGCTGCACCAGCCGCCAGGTCTTCGAGATCTCGCCGGGGCAGGTGCGGTCGTTGCGCGGCGAGCCGTTGACCAGCAGCACCCGCGAGCGCGTCTGCGGCCGGCCCCAGGCGGCCTGGGCCGCGTCGATGCGCGCCCTGGCTTCGAGCCAGTCGACCGAAAGTTCGTAGTCCGGATCGGCGTAACCGGGGCCGGCCTTGCGCGTGACCGGCGCCTTGCGGCCTTCGTCGTAGGCCTGCCAGGCGATGCGTTCGATGCGCTGCAGCGCCTCGTGCTCGGCCTGGAAGGCCGGATCCTGGAAAGGCTGCATGAAACGCGCGTGGAACTGCTCGCGCTGCAGGTTGCCGGGCGCCTGGCCCTTGCGGACCTCGGGCACCCGGCGCGCGGGGGGCGTGCTGGAGGGCATGGCCTCAATCTAGGCCGCCGCCGCGCGCCCGTGAGCCGCACGGCCCGCCGAATTCCGGTAGGCCGGCGACTACATCAGCGTCCGAACCGGCCGCTCTGGAAGTCGTGCACCGCCTGCGTCACTTCCTCCCGGGTGTTCATCACGAAGGGGCCGTACTGCGCGATCGGCTCGTTGAGCGGCTTGCCCGCGATCAGCAGCGCACGTGCCGGGCTGTGGTTGGTGGCGCCCGCGCGCAGCACGATGCCGTCGCTGCCCGGGTCGTTGGCGAGGATGGCCATGCGGCGCGTGGGCACCTCGCTGCCGGCGATCCAGACCGATTCGCGGAAGACGTACACCAGCGCATTGCGGTCGT
It encodes the following:
- the clsB gene encoding cardiolipin synthase ClsB, whose protein sequence is MNDSARWVGGNRIELLENGEEFFPRVFDAIRQAKREVIIETFILFEDKVGLQLHAAMRAAAQRGVKVDLMVDGFGSPDLSREFIEGLSAVGVKVRVFDPGSRVLGQRLNVFRRMHRKIVVIDGEVAFVGGINYSADHLLDFGPKAKQDYAVALAGPIVAQIHQFVLRAIALGDKGPRWFRRRLQQAPPVTRAAVGEVEAMFVTRDNRRHTNDIERHYLAAIRAARTRIVIANAYFFPGYRIIKELRRAARRGVDVRLILQGEPDMPIVKTAASMLYHHLLHAGVRIYEYCDRPLHAKIALMDDRWTTVGSSNLDPLSLSLNLEANVIARDRAFNQLLWERMDTLMRESCKRIHEADLETGWSGWRLVRSFFIFHFLRWYPSWLGWLPRQVPRLTLAEATDLAEKQRGKTGDNGATQTTEAA
- a CDS encoding flavodoxin family protein, with product MPSSTPPARRVPEVRKGQAPGNLQREQFHARFMQPFQDPAFQAEHEALQRIERIAWQAYDEGRKAPVTRKAGPGYADPDYELSVDWLEARARIDAAQAAWGRPQTRSRVLLVNGSPRNDRTCPGEISKTWRLVQLAREVLEGCGIEVDVLDLSLLTSEYGRHIHPCKGCVSTAMPLCHWPCSCYPNHAMRQTGDWMNEIYERWVAAHGVMLFTPTHWYQSASPLKLMADRLVCADGGNPDPTSTHGKKPEEAKALELEGWGYPKHLAGRVYGLVVHGDVAGIESVRRNLSDWLDWMGLIDAGAQARLDRYVGYYEPYATSHDALDADADVQEEVRNVARAVALAVGELRSGKLQPPDRGLKPPRPK
- a CDS encoding Spy/CpxP family protein refolding chaperone encodes the protein MISLRQRIVWASLLGSAAFASSGAFAQTQTPAAVSTPPAAVAPADATAAPKAQHAQRMDPQQRMERMQARRAQRLAALKEKLQLSASQESAWSSFTASTQPPAGARPQRMDRAEFAKLTTPERLERMQARQAERSARFAKRAEATKTFYAALTPEQQKTFDAETLRMHGHRGHHGHRGHDGQGAAPAKS
- a CDS encoding serine/threonine protein kinase yields the protein MKQRILQATALAGLMAMAGAAMAQATSIPAQPDPALGGQASTQTPAGAPNPPQRPDGSMPVSREAVKAEARAHNRNNINNPVPKGEVTTTVNGQPNALPQPTGEMSRAQVSMMARKVKPQFGERGERPDVPTNPTDRTGTPQ